A genome region from Hippopotamus amphibius kiboko isolate mHipAmp2 chromosome 1, mHipAmp2.hap2, whole genome shotgun sequence includes the following:
- the GFI1 gene encoding zinc finger protein Gfi-1: MPRSFLVKSKKAHSYHQPRSPGPDYSLRLENVLAPGGADSTSSTGGAKAEPRGHLSPESQLTEAPDRASTSPGSCEGSVCDRSSEFEDFWRPPSPSVSPASEKSVCPSLDDAQPFPLPFKPYSWSGLAGSDLRHLVQSYRPCAALERGAGLGLFCERAPEPGHPAALYGPERAAGGAGAGTPGGGSAGAGAAGGAGLGLYGDFGPGAAGLYERPATGGLYPERGHGLHGDKGTGVKVESELLCTRLLLGGGSYKCIKCSKVFSTPHGLEVHVRRSHSGTRPFACEICGKTFGHAVSLEQHKAVHSQERSFDCKICGKSFKRSSTLSTHLLIHSDTRPYPCQYCGKRFHQKSDMKKHTFIHTGEKPHKCQVCGKAFSQSSNLITHSRKHTGFKPFGCDLCGKGFQRKVDLRRHRETQHGLK; the protein is encoded by the exons ATGCCGCGTTCGTTCCTGGTTAAGAGCAAAAAGGCTCACAGTTACCACCAGCCGCGCTCCCCGGGACCCGACTATTCCCTCCGCCTGGAGAATGTACTGGCGCCAGGCGGAGCAG ACAGCACCTCAAGCACAGGCGGGGCGAAGGCGGAGCCCCGGGGTCATTTGTCTCCCGAGTCTCAGCTGACCGAAGCCCCCGACAGAGCCTCCACGTctcccggcagctgtgagggcagCGTCTGCGATCGGAGCTCGGAGTTTGAGGACTTCTGGAGGCCTCCGTCGCCTTCTGTGTCTCCAG CCTCGGAGAAGTCGGTGTGCCCGTCGCTGGACGACGCTCAGCCCTTCCCCCTGCCCTTCAAGCCGTACTCGTGGAGCGGCCTGGCAGGTTCCGACCTGCGGCACCTAGTGCAGAGCTACCGGCCGTGCGCGGCCCTGGAGCGCGGCGCTGGCCTGGGCCTCTTCTGCGAGCGTGCCCCGGAGCCAGGCCACCCCGCGGCCCTGTACGGCCCGGAGCGGGCTGCGGGCGGCGCGGGGGCCGGGACGCCCGGGGGAGGCAGCGCAGGAGCAGGAGCTGCCGGTGGTGCGGGCCTGGGGCTCTACGGCGACTTcgggccgggggcggccggaCTGTACGAGCGGCCGGCGACCGGCGGCCTGTACCCGGAGCGCGGCCACGGGCTACACGGCGACAAGGGCACCGGCGTCAAGGTGGAGTCAGAGCTGCTGTGCACCCGCCTGCTGCTGGGCGGCGGCTCCTACAAATGCATCAAGTGCAGCAAG GTGTTCTCCACACCGCACGGGCTCGAGGTGCACGTGCGCAGGTCCCACAGCGGCACGAGACCCTTTGCGTGCGAGATATGCGGCAAGACCTTCGGGCACGCGGTGAGCCTGGAGCAGCACAAAGCCGTGCACTCGCAG GAACGGAGCTTTGACTGTAAGATCTGTGGCAAGAGCTTCAAGAGGTCATCTACACTGTCCACACACCTGCTCATCCACTCAGACACCCGGCCCTACCCCTGTCAGTACTGTGGCAAGAGGTTCCACCAGAAATCAGACATGAAGAAACACACCTTCATCCACACTG GTGAGAAGCCCCACAAGTGCCAGGTGTGCGGCAAGGCATTCAGCCAGAGCTCCAACCTCATCACGCACAGCCgcaagcacacaggcttcaagcCCTTTGGCTGCGACCTGTGTGGAAAGGGCTTCCAGAGGAAGGTGGACCTCAGGCGGCACCGGGAGACGCAGCACGGGCTCAAGTGA